A single region of the Epinephelus moara isolate mb chromosome 16, YSFRI_EMoa_1.0, whole genome shotgun sequence genome encodes:
- the LOC126402259 gene encoding haloacid dehalogenase-like hydrolase domain-containing 5, with protein sequence MRGLLTFYRGLCTLSNRQARRKAGIVGSRCGLCGTQSNSKQQPRFGLLFDIDGVLVRGRLPIPAAKKAFEKLIDSQGQFVVPVVFVTNAGNCLRQTKADQLSHILGVPITQDQVIMSHSPLRMCKKFHDKCVLVSGQGPVLEIAKNVGFKNVVSVDMLRESFPLLDMVDHNRRPTMPSTPVGNLPKIEAVVLFGEPIRWETNLQLIIDTLLTNGNLNGVHQTQKTPHLPLLACNVDLMWMAEAHSPRFGHGTFLVCLENIYKKITGKDLKYEALLGKPSEPTYHFAEYLIRSQAMQRQWKLPITSLYAIGDNIMTDIYGANLYNRYLEERAARKNPKAVAKMVSATGSTTAVPQEVESDNLWESELALPTATSCKSILVCTGVYNPNEEVPSDANHCIKETVFHGHRDFRFDPALVEPEHIVQDVDEAVDRIFEQEKFVPQ encoded by the exons ATGAGGGGGCTCCTGACGTTTTACCGGGGCCTGTGCACCCTGAGTAACCGCCAAGCCAGACGCAAAGCTGGGATTGTCGGTTCTCGGTGCGGGCTTTGCGGAACTCAGTCAAACAGCAAG CAACAGCCAAGATTCGGACTGCTGTTTGACATTGACGGCGTGCTCGTCCGTGGAAGGCTGCCAATCCCTGCTGCAAAAAAGGCGTTCGAGAAGTTGATCGACTCTCAGGGACAATTTGTGGTGCCAGTCGTTTTCGTCACAAATGCAGGGAATTGCCTCCGACAAACAAAAGCAGACCAACTCTCTCACATCCTGGGAGTACCT ATTACACAAGATCAAGTCATCATGTCCCATAGTCCCCTGAGGATGTGTAAGAAGTTTCATGATAAGTGTGTGCTCGTCTCAGGACAGGGACCAGTCTTGGAAATTGCTAAAAA TGTTGGCTTTAAGAATGTCGTCAGTGTTGATATGCTGAGGGAATCGTTCCCATTGCTGGACATGGTGGATCACAACAGGAGACCCACAATGCCG TCCACTCCTGTCGGAAACCTCCCTAAGATTGAAG CCGTGGTTCTGTTCGGGGAGCCGATTCGATGGGAGACCAACCTGCAGCTGATAATTGACACTTTGTTGACCAACGGTAACCTCAACGGCGTTCACCAAACCCAAAAGACGCCTcacctccccctgctggccTGCAACGTGGACCTAATGTGGATGGCTGAGGCACATTCTCCACG GTTTGGCCATGGGACCTTTCTTGTGTGCCTAGAGAACATCTATAAGAAGATCACAGGTAAAGATCTGAAGTACGAGGCGCTCTTGGGAAAACCCAGCGAGCCAACCTACCATTTTGCAGAGTACCTCATCAGAAGCCAGGCCATGCAGAGGCAGTGGAAACTTCCCATCACTTCCCTTTATGCTATAGG gGATAACATTATGACTGACATCTATGGCGCCAATCTATACAACCGCTACCTGGAGGAAAGAGCTGCAAGAAAGAACCCCAAAGCCGTTGCCAAGATGGTCTCCGCCACCGGGTCCACCACTGCGGTGCCCCAGGAGGTGGAGAGCGACAATCTGTGGGAGAGCGAGCTGGCGCTGCCCACCGCCACTTCCTGTAAGTCTATCCTCGTCTGCACAGGGGTCTACAACCCCAACGAAGAGGTGCCGTCTGATGCAAACCACTGCATCAAAGAGACCGTGTTTCACGGGCACCGGGACTTCAGATTCGACCCTGCGCTGGTGGAGCCAGAACACATCGTGCAGGACGTGGACGAAGCTGTCGACCGCATCTTTGAGCAGGAGAAGTTTGTGCCTCAGTAG
- the cnbpa gene encoding CCHC-type zinc finger, nucleic acid binding protein a isoform X2, with amino-acid sequence MDGCSNNECFGCGRPGHWLKNCPSSGSRGRGRGRGRELFCYRCGDQGHMARDCDQTEDACYNCHRSGHISRDCKEPKKEREQLCYTCGKAGHMARDCEHANEQKCYSCGGFGHIQKLCDKVKCYRCGEIGHVAVQCSKASDTNCYNCGKAGHLAKDCTVEGSA; translated from the exons ATGGATGGTTGCAGCAACAATGAGTGTTTTGGATGCGGCCGCCCGGGGCATTGGTTGAAGAACTGCCCTTCCAGCGGTTCACGTGGACGCGGCAGGGGTCGGGGACGAG AGCTGTTCTGTTATCGGTGTGGAGACCAAGGACACATGGCCAGGGACTGTGACCAAACTGAGGATG CGTGCTACAACTGCCACAGGAGTGGCCACATTTCCCGGGACTGCAAGGAGCCCAAAAAGGAGAGGGAGCAGCTGTGCTACACCTGCGGCAAAGCCGGCCACATGGCCCGCGACTGTGAGCATGCCAACGAGCAGAAGTGCTACTCTTGCGGTGGGTTCggtcacatccaaaaactgtGCGATAAGGTGAAATGTTACAG GTGTGGCGAAATTGGTCACGTTgctgtgcagtgcagtaaaGCCAGCGACACTAACTGCTACAACTGTGGAAAGGCAGGCCACTTGGCAAAAGATTGCACCGTTGAAGGCAGCGCATAA
- the cnbpa gene encoding CCHC-type zinc finger, nucleic acid binding protein a isoform X1, protein MDGCSNNECFGCGRPGHWLKNCPSSGSRGRGRGRGRGKELFCYRCGDQGHMARDCDQTEDACYNCHRSGHISRDCKEPKKEREQLCYTCGKAGHMARDCEHANEQKCYSCGGFGHIQKLCDKVKCYRCGEIGHVAVQCSKASDTNCYNCGKAGHLAKDCTVEGSA, encoded by the exons ATGGATGGTTGCAGCAACAATGAGTGTTTTGGATGCGGCCGCCCGGGGCATTGGTTGAAGAACTGCCCTTCCAGCGGTTCACGTGGACGCGGCAGGGGTCGGGGACGAGGCAAGG AGCTGTTCTGTTATCGGTGTGGAGACCAAGGACACATGGCCAGGGACTGTGACCAAACTGAGGATG CGTGCTACAACTGCCACAGGAGTGGCCACATTTCCCGGGACTGCAAGGAGCCCAAAAAGGAGAGGGAGCAGCTGTGCTACACCTGCGGCAAAGCCGGCCACATGGCCCGCGACTGTGAGCATGCCAACGAGCAGAAGTGCTACTCTTGCGGTGGGTTCggtcacatccaaaaactgtGCGATAAGGTGAAATGTTACAG GTGTGGCGAAATTGGTCACGTTgctgtgcagtgcagtaaaGCCAGCGACACTAACTGCTACAACTGTGGAAAGGCAGGCCACTTGGCAAAAGATTGCACCGTTGAAGGCAGCGCATAA